The genomic region AGTAGTACAACAAATGGATTCTTCCATGAGTGCAGTGCGGTGGTAGAGACCTCCTAGAGTGGGGCTACCGACCAGGGCATGAATTCTGGTTCTTACAAGAAAAGGTCCCTTGATGTGTATACTTCCGCTGTGTAAGTCGGCGTGTTTGCTGTGTATACTTGCGTAGTGCAAGCTGGCGTGTTCGCTGCGTATACTTGCACTGCACAAGCACGCACTCGAAGCCTTTTCTCGACCTTATAATGCATTGCCTTCGGGTTGTCTCTACCCTAGGGTTgagtatttttctttttcttaaacTGATTTTTTGCAAAGCTTCAAGATATGGTGATAAGCATGCACTTGTCTTGTTTCCGTTGTTAGGCAGATTTTGTGCCAAATTTCAGTTGGAAGTGGAGGCTACTACGGTGGAATTGAGCGAGTAAAAAAGTTGAAGGTAACAAATGGGTTTTTATTgtgagaaaacaaatgaatttgcAGGATCTACCTCTATTGAAACAACATAACCCTCCGTCCTAGGATACATGGTTTTCTTTTGACTAAAAATATCCTGTTAAGATATGATCTGTGTTATATGGAATTATAATTATACGTAAATCTCTACTATTAAGTATGAGTTGGTTCTGTCGCCTCCCCCTCCCTCGGTTTTTTCAGCCACACGTACCCCCCTTACTCCTTATTTTTTCTCCTGTTTTTTTGATACTCTCAACCAATGTCGTACAGAATAAAAACACCGTAAATAGAGTAACTTGCAATAATCTAAATTAAATCAATACTTTTCCAAAATTATGTcatgcattaactcaatcaaatcaaataTGTCCAAAATCTCAACTAAATCAGAATTTTCTTTTACTCCCCCCAACGCATACCAAACCAAATCAAATCTTACAAAAAACTATACTAAATCAAAACAGTCCTTGAATTTTCGTACCCATAATCAAATCATATTAAATCTTATCAAAATCTAGAATATGGTGGGTGTAAGGCATGTGTCGAATATAACTAGCGTTGAGCCACTAAAATATGTATGTGCCCACTGCTACCCACGGGCAATTAGTTAGTACTTTTAAATATGAACTAATGGCATCAAACTTATGTCTTATTAATAACATCTTGACATGGTAACCATTGATTAAACCTTATCCCAACGAGCCAAAATATACCTTATATTTTTTGAACCAGTAGAATATATTATGACACAGAATGATATATTAGAACAATTTGTTTGAGTAGACAATGTTATCAGTTTGCACGAGTTAATATAGTTTTCTTCGAAAAAATCTAGCCCAATAATTGCATGAGTAAATATGCTAGCTGTAAATTGGCATGTTCCGACGGTACTACCTTACGATATATTTCAAAACGGAGGAACCATATCGCGACACATAAATACTATATTAATCTCTATATATGTATCTCCGCTAACATAAGGTTCCATCTTTCACTTAATTTTCTCCCCACCACCCTTTCATCCAATCTTCCATCCTCCatctttttttttggtttttcatccTCTTTTGATTTTCATCAAACTAGATCATCTATGGGGTAGCAATAAATTCACGGTCCATATATAGTTTCTTTTTATGGTAAATCCGGTACCTATTAGACATCTTTGGTAACCCAATAAATAGTAATAAATTCATGATACATAAGCAAAATTATATAAACGAATCTCTTATATTTGGCAACCTAATACAGCAGATAAATCACGGGCAAATACCTATATTTACCACTTTAAGAAATAGCTGAAAAATCACGTCGACGCCAGTGGTCGTTCGGTGGTATATGGAAcctgatgtaatttttattatgtttgaggtgtttGGTACTTCCGGTGAATCCTTATAATAGATCTAATCCTTTTCGCAAAAAGAAAAAGTTTCACGATTCACTACTATGGCACTAGGGAGCAGTATAATTTTCTTCAAGGAAGGAAATGTTGCCCAATAATTGCAGCAGCAAATTTTCTACCTGTGCCAGCGGTGCCACTCCATCTGCAACAGAAAAAACATTAAGAAACAATGGCCCTGCAGTCCAGTTCACAATTGCGAATTGCCCCTAGGGCCAAGCGAGTGGAGTTCCCACGGGAGCGGCTCCCCCCGCGACGCGTAGTGGGCACCATATATAAGCCCGTTCAAACGGCCGTTTGCCCCAGACCCATCCAAACCTAATCACAAATCGAGGAAAAGCGAGGAGGCGTAGGAGCCGCAGCCAAGACCCCGTCCGCCTCCCAAGGCCGAAGAAGCCCTCGCCATGTCCTGCTCCGTCGCCATCCCCAGCTCGCCGGTCTTCTCCCCGTCGCGCCGCCCGCTCTCCTGCaaggccgcctccgcctccgcctcgcccGAGTCCGTCTCCGTGTCCGTCTCGTCCCCGGCGCCCTCCACCGCCGGCTCGCCGCTCCGGCCCTTCGGGCTGCTGCGCGCCCAGATCCGCGAGGAGGCCTCCCCGTCGCCTAAGACGTCCTCTGcggccccctccgccgccgccgggtcGATGCTCAAGAGGCGAAGGCCGGCGCCGCTCATGGTGCCGGTCGACGGCGCCGCGGCCGCTGCTGCCGCGGCGGCGGCCGTCGCCGCCGTGGAGTCGGATCCGAGcaacgaggtggaggaggagggcgaCGAGTTCGCGGCCTACTGccggagagggagggggaggagaagggTGGAGATGGAGGACCGGCATGTGGCCCAGGTCGCGCTCGGTGGAGACCCCCAAGTGGTAAGCTCGCTCGATGCATCTTCTCTTCTCTGTCATGAATTTGTTTTGCACAATTTTtacaaaatatttttatttgacttgactAAACCCGGGATGGAAATTTCTTGCCGTTTTGTCTAATATAAAATTGTTAGAGGTACTAAACTTTCTCGTTTACCCCCAACTTTGCAGGCGTTGTTTGCTGTATTCGATGGCCACGGCGGAAAGAACGCGGCAGAGTTCGCTGCCCAAAATATGCCCAAGTTCATGGCAGAGGAGGTGAGGAAGGTGGACGGTGGTGACAGTGATGAGATTGAGGGGGCTGTGAAGAAATGTTACCTGAAGACGGACGAAGAGTTCCTCAAGAGGGAGGAGAGCGGGGGAGCATGCTGTGTCACTGCATTGCTCCAGAAGGGCGGCCTCACCGTGTCCAACACTGGAGATTGCCGTGCTGTCCTCAGCCGGGCAGGAACGGCCGAGGCACTCACCTCTGACCACCGGGCCTCCCGTGAGGATGAGAGGGAAAGAATTGAGAATCTGGTAAGTAGATCTTGTATGCTTCGAATGTGTTTAATTATTTGTGTGACAATTGTAGTTTGAAGGATGCGCACTTGATAAATAAACTAGACCTTGTTTCAGTTTGATAATAAAATTCTGTAATTGTATACAGCTAGTGGATAATTCTTGTTGCTTGGTTGCACATAGCAATTGTCCTGTGCTTATACAATGGAATAGATAGCTAAAATTTGAGTAATCATGAGCAAAATTTTGCAATATTTCAGTTCTCTGTGACTTATGTGCTCTATCCCATTATTTTTCAGGGCGGGTTTGTTGTGAACAACCGAGGGACATGGCGAGTGCAGGGCTCCTTGGCAGTGTCAAGAGGCATCGGCGATGCACACCTCAAGCAATGGGTGGTGGCTGATCCAGATACCAGGACACTCCTTGTTGACCCACAGTGCGAATTCTTAGTACTTGCCTCTGATGGCTTGTGGGATAAGGTGGATAACCAGGAAGCCATAGACATCGCCAGGCCTCTCTGCATCGGCAATGATAAGGCTTCTCGCATGGCCGCCTGCAGAAGGCTTGTTGAAACCGCGGGTTCCAGGGGGTCTACCGATGACATCAGTGTTTTGATCATACAATTGCAGAAGTTCTCAGGTTCTTCTTAACTTGCCATTGCTGGAGGAACTGGACTCAAACTGTAGGAAGTAGCGCTAACAGAGTGGTGTATCGGGGTGGGCAGGATAGACTGATACCCATATGTTAATTTGCAAGCAAAATATTAGGTGTGGTTGCACCATTTTGCAGGCATTCAACTCTTTTCGTAGTACCATTCTTTATGTACTTAATTTAATTCCATTCATTCATTCTTTGGTTCTGATGTAATAAGGCGGGGGTTAGTACTCACTTCATACTAGAAGAGACTATTGTTGTATGTACATGGTTGACTGGGTACATGGATTCAGCATAATTGCCTCTTTGCTTATTTTCGCCAATATTCCACTCTTGAAGTGCATGTGGTTTATGTTCGTCAAGAAATCGACAGCCGACACATCAAAATAATTTGCAAATATAGCGCATGAAGGTTCCAAAATTAGACTTGGTTTGGAGGAGAATTGAGAGGAGATTttctttttttgaaacggaggcaaaagatttgcctcttcAATTAAATAAGGAAGAGTAGAGTTTAGAATTTTACAACGCACTCACAAATAAGCGGCATGACAATTACTCGTACAATATGATGTTCCCTAGCTTTCTTGCGCGAGCAGTAACCCAAAGTTTAGCATCTTCTAAAATGTTGGTTAGGAGGACCGGTGGTGGTGCGCTTTTTTGACGGAATACTCGGACGTTTCTCTCATTTCAAATGGTCGAAGAAACAAGCATGGTGAGGGAAGCCATTGCGTGGCGGTGAGGGTTGCGGTCGTCGGTTCTTTTTTGCCACCACTCAGTGACGGTTGCTTCTAACTGCCAATCGAAGGTGTTCATGTGCGTGAGCCCAAGCCTCTCGATGATTGATCTCCAGAGCCTAAGCGTGTAACGACACTTGACAAAGAGGTGTATCCCCATTTCTTGTTCTCTTTTGCAAAGCGGGCAAGGGCCACAGTTTGGCCAACCTCGCTTCTCCAGACGATCGGCAGTCCAAATCCTATCTTGCAAAGCCAACCAAGCAAAGAATTTAACCTTTGGAGGTGCCCAAGCCTTCCACACCATGCTCGCCGTGAGAGGAGATATTGAGTTCATTGTGGGAGTCTTTTTTTTAACCGGGCATAACTCTTTTTCATTAACTGAATAACGGAAATACACCAGTTCCGAACCCATTGTGGGAGTTTTTTTTTAACCGGGCATAACTCTTTTTCATTAACTGAATAACGGAAATACATCAGTTCCGAACCCATTGTGGGAGTTCTATGGTGTGTTTTGGGGAAAAAGTTGCCAGCATTCAGTTCAGCCAACAATTTGCTGCCTAAAAGTTCAGTCAAAAGCAATCTCTGAAAGGTTTTGGTGGTGTGCATACCGAGTTTGGTCTGTGTACATGTCTTGAAATGATTTGTGGCATCCAAATTCTTCATCATACCAAGTGTGGCATGTCTCAATTTTGTATTAATCTATTTTGTCTTGACCTGTAATAAACCATGTTAATTGTGGCTATATGCATCTATGATGCACATGTCAGGGGTAATAAAACTTCCATTTTCTAACAGGAAAACATATTTTTAATTGAACACTGTAGGTCTTGGAGGAGAAATAGTTCGAAAATTCAAACCCGCAAATGATAGACACAGGTTCAGATAGTGTTGCATATATCTAGGGGACTCAACTTATATCTCTTGGCAGACTGATACTGTAAATGAACTAAGGCATTCGCTCTGAAACACTTCTTTTGCGGGCTAGTTCCATAACATCAATTTTCCCAGCTATTACTCAGTCAGGACACTTGCAACACCCTTGTACTGACTGATATCAGGCGACCATGAACTGTGCCTCTTTTGAATGCTTTCTTTCTTTTTCGAAACGGGCCTCTTTGGAATGTGATCCCCGGCACCCCGTGGGATCGCTCTGAGATGCTCTACGCCAGAAAGAGCTCTACGTTGCAGGAACTAATATATGTACTCTGACGCGGCATGTAAGCTTCCTCCACGACCTTGTGTCCATCCTGGTCTTGGCGTCTTCTTTCACCAACCGGAGCTGTCATCTAACATGGCGGTCAAAATTCAGAGGAGGTCATACTATAAAACACGATCGGACTGTTTTTCTCGCGCTACGACCAGCAGTGAGCGCATATGATTGCCACTACGTACGAGTGATCCCTTTTTACCAGAATAATGTGCAGCTTCCGGTTTGCAGTCGAGAACGAAATGCATTCGATGATGCACGCGGCACCACTTTGCCCCGAGTCCCTAACCGACGCTCCTTCCGGATCCAAGGAAGCGACCCCTAGAACGTGTGCTTTGAAACGAAACGCGTGTTCGAGATGCTCCAATAATGAAACGAAGGTGTCCGCGTTGAATACGATGGAGCTCCGATCAGTCGGTAAGCCAGAAGTTAGTTAATGGTAGTAGTCGCAGCAGCACACACATTTCGCCCGATTTGCATATCGCCGTGTATATGTCTGACACAAGAATGTTGTTAGTCAAAAGTACTTTCGTTTGGAAGCAGTCTAGTCAAGTACCTAaccgcgaatcaacctgtggtcgagttggttaggtggacagtggtatccccaacccaccagggttcaaattctggtgctcgcattatttttggatttattttaggatttccggtGATACGctttcagtggaaggagacgttcccgtcgacgacgagacacttcgtaaatctcaagatgatatgccggctcagtctctcggaggtgctcataaggggtcggatatgcgtgtgtgcgttcataggggtgagtgtatgcgcgtgtatatgaacgcttgtgtctgtactgatgctcagaAAAAAAAGTATCTGACCAGTGTTCATAGAGCATTTTAGTTGTAGACGGATGTTTAGACCGCTACTAGTGGTACGTCAAGTCCCGGAAAAACTCTCAAAATTCTGCATTTACTGCACGAATTGCCTCGTTGAAAACACTGTCTTGAGAAACTGCAATAAAACTCAAGCAACAGAAAAATAATACAATCATTTGATGTAGTTATGTGAAGTTTCTCCCCCTAAATTTTGTACTCCTCTGAGTCTTTCAACGCGATTCCTTACACAACACATTCTAAGTCGCAGCAGCATACACATTTTGTCCGATTTGCACATGACCGTGTATGTGTCTCGCACAAGAATGTTGTTAGTCAAAGTAGTTGCGTTTGGAAGCCGGCTAGTCAAATACTCCCTTCAACTAAAATTACTTGTCGCCGAAAAAAATAGATATATGTAGaactgaaatacgtctagatacattcatatctgcgacaagtaatttcggaTGGAAGGGACAAGCGTTCATAGTGCATTTGTTGTACACGAATGTTTTAGACCGCTGCTTGTGGCATGTCAAGTCCCATATTACTCTCAAAATCCTGCATGTATTGCACATATTGCCTCGTTAAAAACACTACGTTGAGAAACTTCAATAAAACTCAAACCACAAAAAAAGAAAAGTACTAATGTGTNNNNNNNNNNNNNNNNNNNNNNNNNNNNNNNNNNNNNNNNNNNNNNNNNNNNNNNNNNNNNNNNNNNNNNNNNNNNNNNNNNNNNNNNNNNNNNNNNNNNNNNNNNNNNNNNNNNNNNNNNNNNNNNNNNNNNNNNNNNNNNNNNNNNNNNNNNNNNNNNNNNNNNNNNNNNNNNNNNNNNNNNNNNNNNNNNNNNNNNNNNNNNNNNNNNNNNNNNNNNNNNNNNNNNNNNNNNNNNNNNNNNNNNNNNNNNNNNNNNNNNNNNNNNNNNNNNNNNNNNNNNNNNNNNNNNNNNNNAAAAGAAAAGTTATCACATTCTAAGTTCAATTCCAGGTTTCCTGTCATAGTCCTTGGGTGCTACAAAATCGATCGGTTTTCTTACTAAGTTTCTCAATAAATACTTATGACTAGTCTGGGCCTCATTTGGTTTGGAGGATTTTATAGGAACAAAGATTCCAAAGGAAAATTTCCTACATATGTATCCAGTTCGTAAAAAATGCATACACGAATTTCATAGAAATAATATTCATTTTTTTTTGGTGTTTTTGAGAAAACTACACATCCATTTAAAACTCATTTTAGGCATAAAAACAAGGTAAATTAATTTCAACTGTCATTCTATCAAATTTCTATACTACTATTAACTCCTACCTTTTGGTTTTCTCCAAACTGAACGAGGCCTTAGATTGGGGGCTGCTAGACGTAATTCAATTGTAGCCGCTTGATTCTGGAGAGGATTTAGCCATCGCTTCCATCCCCGCCTATCCCTGCAAGCTGCAACGATTGTGTATACTGGAACGTAGCGTTCCCTGCTTCCTGCTCGAGCACGACCCCTCGTAGCTCTTAGTTTGCGACGAGTGTAGCAACTCTTGAGTAAATAGATAATTTTTCCATTAATTTAATCCATAGATAAATCACTAACATGACATTGACTGAATTAACGACATACTGATTCTAATCTAAACATACACGTACTAAGCAAATAGTAGACacatctacacatactgctagtactgctaatacgaATATAAACAGAAGCGGGATAAGcgtgttataccctccagtaggccaggcAGAAGCCGCGGCGGCAGTGGCAGCAGTGGCGTCCTCAACGTCCTTCTTGTCGGCTTCAagtttctcggcggcggcacgttcggcgtcggtggacatgatgatgatgagtgCGACGCATACATAGAGGAAATAGACAAACATcaagcagtcgcgtagtcgcttcccaaaaacctattcgcccctctcccgtacaggatccggagaggcggggtttcggacctgctctcccgtcgaccgtgtatgCGACAGACGGGATGGTGTCACCGACAGCGACAGCAGCAAAGGAACGGCGGTGGGCGTGCgtgtggagcagatgtgatctgatcgtggtgtggtgaggcgggcggcggaggagtgcgcgagggcctcttctattctcaagctccaatagcatgtggaaGACAATCTCTTATAAAAAggtccaactccttctccactagcgggtgggactaaacttctcacTACATCTAGTGCCATATAagccacatgggcccttagagattttcagaaattgctaGGTGGGCCTAAAGGCCACCCCAAATTTCAACAATCTCCCatcagatctcgagggcccattgtgtcctctgtttcAATTACTGtttttcgatataccagtgtttcagtgaagacctgttaaggttgaacttcacctagagcaagtagctacactccttcacaattgaacaatggactatgccttgtattgtcagtttggcgtaaagaagcttcaccacatgtcttattagtactaggctgccgaaggctgacccctcgggtggagcatataagtcacactcctggcctattcatgagcttactagagatcaccccaatcttaTAGACTGTGACcggcagtcgggctcatataggcgtgttcctccaaagatcgctctgcaGGATAgaatcttgcttacataagctgtggaacacattaagacaatagcCATCCTACCAATCTACCATACAGTattgagagtattgcatctccaacggagtgggttagtataattactctcctcagttcaccactggcttgttttcctaggtcctacttcacgggatctccgatcacataggttgggttaccaccatggcaactcatgtgggtctcatacccatctttCTCGATGCACTATCTATGACAACACgtggtagcccttttgtaaagggatcttcCAGAtgcttagccgtatggacatactccaacgctatcactccagagtttcttaattttctgacagcctttaatctcattcttatgtgtttgttggacttcatgttgtcctttgaactcttcacttGATGATGACCGTCTGATTATCACAGCTCATAAAGATAGTCGGAAccagtttatcaaccaatggcaggtcgatcaaaagatctcgaagccatcctgcttcgataccagatgtgtctaatgctgttaattctgcttctaTTGTCGATCTCGTCAAGACCATTAGCTTGCAAGACTTttaggaaacagcgccacctctaagagtaaacatatacccagttgtggccttcatctcatcagcatcagagatccaattcgcatcactatacccttcaagtaccgatggGTATCccgtatagtgaagtccatagttcatattACCCTTctgatagcgcataactctctcaatagcatgccaatgcacatcACGCGGGTTGGAAACAAaacggctcagtttgctcacagcaaacgcgatgtcaggtgTCGTTGCGCTCGCaaggtacatgagtgaaccaatgatttgagagtatctaaGTTGATCCTTAGTTGTGCCTTCGAATTTTTGAACcaacacactaggatcatatggtgtttgagatgatTTGCAATCcaaatatccaaaacgactcaacaccttctcaacataatgggattgcagaagtgtgtgatcccaccctcattatctctcaatagcttgatgttcaagataacattagccacaccaaggtccttcatctcaaagttctgagataaaaacaacttgacctcctcaatgactttgaggtttgttccgaatatcagtatgtcatcaacgtACAATCACAATATAaatccttcgcccccaccatggcgatagtatacacatttgtcagcttcattaacaacgaagccaacagatgtcagagttgtattgaacttatcatgccattgatCAGGTGCTTGCtttaggccatataaagatttcagcaacctacacacctttctttcctgaccatctatcacaaagccatctgccTGTTGAatgtagatttcctcgtttagctctccattcagaaaagttgtcttaacatccatctggtggatgagaagaccatgcgaggccacCAACgagagtaacactcgaatggtggtcagtctagccataggtgaataagtatcatagaaatcttcctcttctttctggtcatagcccttggccacaagcctagcatACTTTTCGAtcataccatcgggcctaagcttcttcttgaacacccacttacatcccaatggtttgcaaccatagggatggtcagtgatctcccaagtccccttagccatgatggaatccatcttgcTACGGACAACATCCTTCCAgcagtcagcttctggagaggcatacacttctgaaatagaagtgggagtatcatccacgaggtgcacgaagaaatcatcaccaaaggtctttgcagtcctttgtctcttaaccctaccaagggtttcctcgtcatcctcctttggattttcatcatgtgtctgttcataatattccataggaatggcaggctcaggagtctcctcagattcttGTCTAGATGTGCTTTGcgtatctctcataggaaaaatatcctcaaagaatgtagcatccttagactccataattgtactgACCTTCtagtcaggtacctcagatttcactactagaaatctataacCAACGATGTTCTTagtgtagcccaaattaacgcagtccatcgtctttggtccaagcttacgcttttaggggatcggcacattgactttcgccaaacagccccaagtacgcaagtacgagagtgttgtccttctcttcgcccatttctcatagggagtgatatcattatcctttgtcggaaatttattcaggacatgacatgccgtgaATATAGCCTCCCTCACCAtaccttggataaacccgatgtatctaccatggcgttaaccaaatcagttagagtacaaTTTTTCCGCTCAACAACCCCGTTTGACTAGGGTGAACAgcgaggcgtcctctcatgaataatgtcgtgttccgcacaaaaagaatcaaactcactcgagaagtactctccaccatgatctgaccggactcgtttaattttcttttcaagttgattctcaacttttgccttctagattttaaagtagtgtagagcctcatctttagtatttaatagATACAaaagcaatatctagtggaatcatctatcaatgtcatgaagtatttctttccacctttagtcaacacaccattcatctcacgaagatcagaatgtatgagttctaacagtgccaagtgtctctcctccgcagccatgtgaggcttgcgaggttgcttagcttgcacacatgaaaggcacttagaacctttggctaaagtgaaactcgggattaaatccaacttagctagccatgtcataacaccgaaactattgtgacaaagatgtgaatgccaaacttcagattcattaacattcgaatgaatatggttcacgactttattacaaaaatttGCGAGGGAAAGGcagaacatccctccgctctcataaccttttccaacaaatagtccatatttagtgacaactaatttattagactcgaagacCAACTTAAACCTTTCTCTACacagaagggagccactaacgaggttcctcctgatggcggggacatgctgcacgttcttcatctacacgatccttcccgaagtaaacttcaaatCAACCGTGCTAACACCATGAATAGAAGCACtagcgccattccccatcaatacggacccgtggcctgtgacctggtaagaagtgaacaatcaaatatcagcacacacatgaacgcctgcacctgtgtccacccaccaatcgatgggctgaaacactgaaaaaacagtaaataaattaccgtacccagatgcaccattctcattctTGCCcataatcatgttgacagacttggagtcctgtcctgacttcttaaacttctttgggcacttgttggcccaatgttcaactgAATCACATGTAAAACATCCcccatccttcttgttcttcttgaaggtcttcttgcccttcttcttaaagtcggtattctCTTGGGCACTGTTCTTTCCCTTGGGATTGTGGGAGTTATGGTTCCTCTGAttcaccatgttggcgacagaagtTCCTTCAACCCCTTTTCCATGTgagtcctttgccctcgaattctgctcaacactcagatggccgaTGACGTCCTCTACTGAGAACTCGcccctctgatgtttcagagtggtagAAAAGTTTCTCCATGAATTAGGGAGCTTACCAGTTATACATCCCGCGACAAACTTTCCCAGTAAATCGCActtcagaagctcaagctccttaacaacgcatattatctcatgagcctgctccagtacaggacggttttcaaccatcttgtaactGTGGAACTTATCTATAACATACATTTCGCTCCCAGCGTCGGTGGCCCCGAACATAGATTTGAGCGCCTCTCACAAGTCCTTGgcaacatgcacatgtaaatatgcgtcgaccaattTATCTCCAATTACACTAAGAACTGCTCTGAGAAATACGACGGTGGCCTCTTTGAACGCCTTCTCCTATTCAGGAGCAACCGTTCCCGTGGGCACACCGGCGACCCAGAATACGTTCATAGCCatgagccataaagtggtcttagTCTACCAACGCTTAAAGTATGTACTGGTAAACTTATCCAGTTTCAATGCAgtggcaaagccacttgccgaaaaatttctacacataataggtttttggattgttgagtaaatatgcaattttttgactaatttaatccatagataaatcactagcatggcattgactgaaTTAACAACATACTGattctgatc from Triticum aestivum cultivar Chinese Spring chromosome 4A, IWGSC CS RefSeq v2.1, whole genome shotgun sequence harbors:
- the LOC123085578 gene encoding probable protein phosphatase 2C 32, yielding MSCSVAIPSSPVFSPSRRPLSCKAASASASPESVSVSVSSPAPSTAGSPLRPFGLLRAQIREEASPSPKTSSAAPSAAAGSMLKRRRPAPLMVPVDGAAAAAAAAAAVAAVESDPSNEVEEEGDEFAAYCRRGRGRRRVEMEDRHVAQVALGGDPQVALFAVFDGHGGKNAAEFAAQNMPKFMAEEVRKVDGGDSDEIEGAVKKCYLKTDEEFLKREESGGACCVTALLQKGGLTVSNTGDCRAVLSRAGTAEALTSDHRASREDERERIENLGGFVVNNRGTWRVQGSLAVSRGIGDAHLKQWVVADPDTRTLLVDPQCEFLVLASDGLWDKVDNQEAIDIARPLCIGNDKASRMAACRRLVETAGSRGSTDDISVLIIQLQKFSGSS